A window of the Chloroflexus sp. Y-396-1 genome harbors these coding sequences:
- a CDS encoding response regulator, with protein MKILLAEDEPDLQFIIGMALEGADYTVVTASNGLEALRLLERDSFDLLLVDVMMPQMSGLELCQHLRHHPVWQHIPIILLTASPSLGSLLKDLPPSVCGWIEKPFNVFDLVDRIKSIFPDHQT; from the coding sequence ATGAAAATTCTTCTGGCCGAAGATGAGCCTGATCTGCAATTTATTATCGGTATGGCACTTGAAGGCGCAGATTACACTGTGGTTACGGCAAGTAATGGTCTGGAGGCGTTAAGGTTGCTTGAACGCGATTCGTTTGATCTCTTGTTAGTTGATGTCATGATGCCACAGATGAGTGGGCTAGAGTTGTGTCAACATCTGCGACACCATCCTGTTTGGCAGCATATCCCAATCATTTTGTTGACTGCCAGTCCTTCGTTGGGATCGTTGCTGAAAGATTTGCCTCCTTCTGTCTGCGGCTGGATCGAGAAGCCGTTTAATGTTTTTGATCTGGTTGATCGTATTAAATCCATTTTTCCTGATCATCAGACGTAA
- a CDS encoding histidine kinase N-terminal 7TM domain-containing protein, translated as MVALLERINEILFAAVLIVSFSLLAYVILQNWRSDIVRALGVLLTGVIIAYSGDLLLSRAQRPETIEFLGRAQWLGIVLVPAGYIHFANALLSFGSASALAQRWRKSVYAAYIASLAIFLLVVLGTNLVIHTGTPSGPIARFKAGPIFWFYVFFFGLAALSALIAILIVRRSALTPAQQRRLNYLGATFAAPGIGVFPFLLVASPNMVPLTLILALQAVASMIVIVMVTVMTYSVAFQGMLIPERLIKQDFVRWWLYGPFVGISTILFIQAVPVIAQYLGLPPETLITFGVMVMTVLMPIFVTQVKPYLDALIYRQDHSEIDYLRNLPRNMFTRADLRALLENSLVAICSALQVQTGFIIAPGEDGFSVKAIWGSRRVIRRFVNEHPIVELLPQLERMPYDASASLDSGSFVVVNTFCLLPLRSPDGIFLGAIGLEATPEHLQRNGGMSAEMRRMVTGLAHQIELALTTVQMQRQIFDALRGLAPEMESLQKLSSRLEQATPATLSSIEDDIVLHPDFPQLVKDALSQLWGGPKLAESPLLGLRIVRRLLAEQGGSPTRALQAVLRQAIANLRPDDQIDPSAQEWLLYNLLEGRFLRRQTVRDVAHRLAMSESDFYRKQRIAIEEVARQIVLMEEHEYENSSGRR; from the coding sequence ATGGTAGCTCTACTTGAACGCATTAATGAAATTCTCTTCGCCGCAGTATTAATTGTCAGTTTTTCATTGCTCGCGTATGTTATTTTGCAAAATTGGCGTAGTGATATTGTGCGTGCGTTAGGGGTTTTACTGACGGGTGTCATTATTGCTTACAGTGGTGATCTGTTACTCTCGCGTGCACAGCGTCCGGAAACCATCGAATTTCTAGGACGTGCGCAATGGTTAGGTATTGTGTTGGTACCGGCGGGCTATATTCATTTTGCCAATGCGTTGCTCTCATTCGGGAGTGCTAGTGCCCTGGCGCAGCGGTGGCGAAAGAGTGTATATGCTGCATACATTGCCAGTCTGGCGATCTTTCTGCTTGTTGTCCTTGGCACTAATCTCGTTATCCATACAGGTACTCCCAGCGGGCCGATTGCACGTTTCAAGGCCGGGCCAATCTTTTGGTTTTATGTGTTCTTTTTTGGCTTAGCTGCGCTTTCAGCGCTCATTGCAATTCTGATTGTGCGTCGTTCCGCCTTAACCCCTGCGCAACAACGGCGGTTGAATTATCTGGGTGCTACATTCGCAGCGCCGGGGATTGGTGTCTTTCCCTTCTTGTTAGTAGCATCACCGAATATGGTGCCACTCACGTTGATTCTGGCCTTGCAGGCAGTTGCCAGTATGATCGTCATCGTGATGGTTACGGTGATGACCTATTCGGTGGCATTCCAAGGGATGCTCATTCCCGAACGGCTCATCAAACAAGATTTTGTTCGTTGGTGGTTGTACGGTCCTTTTGTTGGTATTTCCACGATTTTGTTTATTCAAGCTGTGCCTGTGATCGCGCAGTATCTGGGTTTGCCGCCAGAAACATTGATCACGTTTGGGGTCATGGTCATGACCGTGCTGATGCCCATTTTTGTTACACAGGTCAAGCCATATCTCGATGCCCTGATCTATCGCCAGGACCATTCTGAGATTGATTATCTGCGCAATTTGCCGCGCAATATGTTTACCCGCGCCGATCTCCGCGCCTTGCTGGAAAACTCATTGGTGGCCATTTGTAGTGCGTTGCAGGTACAGACCGGCTTTATTATCGCGCCGGGTGAAGATGGTTTTAGCGTGAAAGCGATTTGGGGATCTCGTCGTGTGATTCGACGTTTTGTCAATGAGCATCCAATCGTTGAGTTATTGCCGCAACTAGAGCGCATGCCCTACGACGCCAGCGCCAGCCTAGATAGCGGTTCTTTTGTGGTAGTGAATACGTTTTGCCTCTTACCATTGCGTAGTCCTGATGGCATCTTTCTCGGCGCGATTGGACTTGAAGCGACACCTGAGCATTTACAGCGGAATGGCGGGATGTCGGCTGAGATGCGACGGATGGTTACGGGTCTGGCGCACCAGATCGAGCTGGCGTTGACCACTGTGCAGATGCAACGACAAATCTTTGATGCACTGCGCGGTCTTGCGCCTGAGATGGAGTCATTGCAAAAACTGAGTTCGCGGCTAGAACAAGCAACACCGGCGACGTTGAGCAGTATCGAAGATGACATTGTGTTGCATCCCGATTTTCCGCAGTTGGTGAAAGATGCGCTAAGCCAGTTGTGGGGCGGCCCAAAGCTGGCCGAGAGTCCGTTGCTTGGCCTGCGGATTGTACGACGTCTGCTGGCCGAACAGGGGGGAAGCCCAACACGGGCATTGCAGGCGGTATTACGCCAGGCAATCGCTAATTTGCGCCCCGATGATCAGATCGACCCGTCCGCTCAAGAGTGGTTGTTGTACAATTTGTTAGAGGGACGCTTTTTACGTCGCCAAACCGTGCGCGATGTTGCTCATCGGTTGGCTATGAGTGAATCGGATTTCTATCGTAAGCAACGGATTGCCATTGAAGAAGTGGCTCGGCAGATTGTGCTAATGGAAGAGCACGAATATGAAAATTCTTCTGGCCGAAGATGA